The window CCAGTATTGTTTCAGGGTTCACGCTACGCCGAAAGACTTCCCATTGGTAAGAAAGACATCATCGAAAATGCACCCTATGACGAGTTGAAAAGGTTCTACAAAGATTGGTACCGTCCCGATTTGATGGCAGTAGTGGTTGTGGGTGATGTAGACCTTGACCAAATGGAAAAAGAGATCAAAAAACGTTTTTCCAAACTGAAACCAGTAAAGAAGCCTCGTCAGAAAGAATCTAACACCGTCCCTGCACACAAAGAAACGTTGGTTTCTGTGACCAAGGATGCCGAGAATCCTTATACGATCATTCAAATGATCTACAAGCGGCCTTCCCGCCCAGTGAAAACTCAGGGTGATTTCAGAAATAGCTACCTTAAATCCATTTACAATCGCATGTTGAATGCTCGTTTGTCTGAACTGACACAGACAGCTCAACCACCTTTTCTTTTCGCCAGTTCGAACTTTGGCTCTTTCGTCCGTGGAACCAGTTCTTATTCTTCATTTGCTGTAGTAGGCGAAGACAAAATTGCCAAAGGGCTGGAAACACTGGTCATGGAGAATGAGCGGGTAAGGAAATTCGGGTTTACAGAAACTGAGCTTTCCAGAACCTTACAAAACATGCTCAAGGAATATGAGAGCTATGAAAAAGAAAAAGACAAGACCGAATCTCAGAGCTACACCTCAGAATATGTCAATCACTTTCTGGAAGAAGAGCCTTCTCCCGGCATCACATACGAATTTGAATTCCTGCAGCAAATTGCACCAACCATCACTGTCGATGAGATCAATGCACTGGCAACACAATACATCACCGATGAAAACAGGGTGATCCTGGTGAATGGAATTGATAAGGAAGGTGTTTCATTGCCTTCTGAAGAAGAAGTATTGGCCATGGTAAACAATGTGGACCTATCGTCGATCACTGCTTACGAAGATGCGGTAAGCGATGATCCTTTGCTGCCTGCGCTCCCTTCTTCTGGAAAAGTTGTTTCCACTGAGACCAATGAAACAGTGGAAACGACCGAATTGATCCTATCTAATGGCATGCGGATCGTGGTAAAACCTACGGATTTCAAAAACGATGAAATTCAAATGTCCGCTTTTAGCCGTGGAGGAAGTTCACTCTACGACGATGAAGTAGCCCCTAGTGCCACTAATGCTTCTGGTGTGGCTTCCGTAGGTGGCGTCGGTGCTTTTTCAGCTGTGGAATTAAACAAAAAGCTAGCTGGCAAGAATGTATCCGTAAGACCTTACATCAGTACTCTTCAGGAGGGTTTCTCTGGTTATTCCACACCTGAAGATCTTGAAACTTTACTTCAGTTGACTCATTTGTATTTTACCCAGCCCCGAAAGGATGAAGAAGCTTTCATGGGCTTCATGGAACGCAATAAGACCTTCCTGAAAAACCTGGAGGTTAATCCTAACTTCTACTTTCAGGATCAGGTAAGTAAGATCATGTCCCAAAATCACCCTAGAGGTGGCGGATTCCCAACTGAAGAAGAACTCAATTCCATTTCTCAAGACAAAGCCCTTGATATTTACAAGGAAAGGTTTGCAAATGCCGGTGATTTCACCTTCTTTTTTGTTGGAAATATCAACCTGGAAGACGCCACTCCTCTCCTGGAAAAATACCTGGGTTCTTTGCCAGGTAATGACACCAAAGAAAACTTCCGGGACCTGGGCATCCGTCCACCAGCTGGTCCTCTGGACGAGAAGATCTACAAAGGAGTTGATGAAAAAAGTACGGTAAGATTGACCTTCGTTGGAGAGAAAAAGCTAGACGGTGAAACCCGATATCAGTGGAGGTCTCTTGCAGAAGTGGTCAGTAATTTGCTGATTGAGGTACTTCGCGAAGATGAAAGTGGTGTCTACGGAGCAGGTGCATCTGCATCGGCTACTAGTTTCCCTTATGACAACTACAGATTCAACATCAGCTTTCCATGTGCTCCGGAGAACGTAGGTCGATTGGTCGAAGCGGCAATCAACGAAGTGAAGAAAATCCAAGAAAATGGCATCGAAGAAGATGAGATCAAAAAAGTGCAGGAAGGCCAGATCAAAAACTGGGAAGAAAGCCTGAAACAAAACCGCTTTTGGATGAGTAGGTTGAATTCCTATTATTTAAATGAGGGTGATCTGAACAATTGGTATAACTACGAAAAGTACGTAGAGAACCTGAATAGTGATGACATGAAGGCCCTTGCCAACGAATTGATCGACCTTGATAAAATGATCAAAATCGTACTTTACCCGGAATCGGAGGAGTAAGATCATAGCAACTTTAAAGAGCTACAAGCTCCAAAATATAGATTGCTCGGGGTAACCCGAGCAATTTTTTTAAGTCATTGTTTTGAAATAATCTTTATCCATTTTCCAGGGTAACGGTTATTTTTACAGTAATTCAAAACGACCAATCATGAAAAGTCTTATCCTACTATTCATCACATCAGTCTTATTAATACTATCGAGTTGTAAAGAAGACCTTCCGGGTTTGCCAAGAGGTACTTGCAGACTCACCAAAGAAACAGATCTAAGAGATTACAGCCGTTCCTATAATAAAACCACCGAATTCATATATCAAGAGGACCATTTAGTGACCATTGTTGCTAGCTGGGAGCAACAAGGCACAAGCTTAAATGTTTCAGCTGATGTTTCTTATGATGAAGCAGGTCGTTTATCTCGATTAGATGTGGATGAACAGACCTATTCGGTACTTAGGTATCGTGGAGATACCATTGAAATGATTAAACATACTCCGAGTCCTTTCTACCGCGATACAACGTTGTATCTTACAAATGAAGATGGAAATATATTCCCATTGAGTAAACATGATTACGTATTTAACGAAAAAGAACAACTGACTGATATTTTCTATCATTCGGATCTATTATTACCCGATCCGGAATTATTTTCTTCTTCCCACTACGAATATGATGACCGCATAAACCCTCACCAGAATCTCCCAATCATTGCATCATTTATTAACACTTCAAGTAGTCAACCAACTTCACAAATTTTTTTCAGTTTCATTTCTTCTGACGCCTATTACGGACCAAATAATCCCACAAAATTTTCCCACATCATACAAACGGGCAACGAATACTCAGGTGAATGGACCTATTCTTACAATGATCAAGGATATCCGATTGAAAAAAGTTTTGATTCTTTCAGAACCGTGATGGAATATGAGTGCAACTGATTAAAGTCAGCGGATCTCCGTTACCGAAAAACCAACAAAATAACATGAAACGACTACTCGTTGTAATACCTGCAAAAACAATCGGAGGACTCTTAGGTGCACTCATCACCATTACTTTCTTAAGTTGTAAAGAAGATGATGCTGCTCCAGGCATATGTCGCATTCAAAGTATTGTCAACATCAACGATGGTGTAACTCGCACAGAACAGTTCGAATATAACGAGGGTATCATTTCAAGTTACTTCGCCTCGGCTCAACTCCCCGATGGCAGAGAATTCCAAATAACAGGAGTACCCTCGTACGATGATGAGGGCAGGCTCATTCGTATCAGGGTTTCAGACGATCATTACACTGAGGTCAATTATTCTGATAATAAGATGGAAGTCATCAATAACAATCCTATCCGATCATTGGCTCCTCAAACTTATCTACTTAATGAACAGAACCAAATCATTGAATTAGAAGGTGCTATCCGATATGAATACAACGAATCCGGCCAATTGATCAGAACCTTTAATCTTTTTGGAAGTGAACCATTCTTACAATTCGAGTATGAATATGACAATAGCACCAATCCGCTCCAGGGTGTTTTACTCACAGGACTACTGGTTATAGACCAAGACCCATTCATGACGATTAACCCCGTTTTCAATTTTCAGGCAGGCCCCAATAACCTTGTCAAGTCAACAAGATATGATCAACTCGGTCAAATTCTATCGGAAGTGACCTTCGATTGGGAATACAATGAACTCGGTTTACCCGTCAGCTTCGAAGGAGAGAGTCGCATGAGCAGCTACACTTACGAATGTCGATAACCGAACTGATAGATGGAATCGATGCATTAAAAAAGGCTGTCCAGAATGAACAGCCTCTTGAATTAAGAATCAGAAATATGATCCGTTAGTAACTTGGATTTTGCTCTAAGAAATCATTGTTATCAATTTCCTGTGTTGGCAAAGGCAAGACCAACCGGTCATCACTTGGAATGGACGGTTTCAATGTTCGCGCATTGCCAAGACGAATCGCATCGAACCAGGAATGGCTACCTTCAAATGCCAATTCCTTCACCTTCTCTTCCTGTAATAGCCCCAGAAACTCTTCCACCGTCCCGGCGGTAGCATCGGCCAACCCTACACGTCCTCGGATCACGTTTAAGTCGGCGAGTGCGCCTGCCAAATCCGGAGCTGCCTGCCGTGCCAAAGCTTCCGCACGGATGAAGTACAATTCAGCTAGTCGCATGATGTAAGCCGGATCGTCCTGTGTATTAACATTCGGATATTTCAGTACTTCAGGAACGCTCGGGTCAGCACTGGCTGCTTCTCTCGGGTCTCCGGCAATCAATGCCAAATACTGTGGTGTAGGACCGTAATCCTGTCTTCCACCGGAAGCCTGACTCAAGAAAAAGAACGAGTGACCGGACTGCTCTGTGGTAGCATTGGCAAACATGCCAAAAATCAACTCACTGGAGGCCAATCGGTTGATGAATATATCATCATAGACTGCCTCCAATGCAAAAGAACCTCCATCGATCACTTGCGTTGCCAGGCTTATGGCAGTTTCAAAATCCCCTTGATACAAAGCTACTCTGGCCTTCAATGCCCTTGCGGCAACCACAGAAGTCAGGTGGCTGGCGCTGAAGTCAGGGCCATTAGCGATGGCAAAGTCCAGGTCTTCGTTGATCGAGGCATAAGTCTCCGCTACTGTCGATCGGGCCAGGTCCTTATTTGTCGTATTTCCGGGAACCAATCTTAAGGGTGCACCTAAGGGTGAACCGGTATCCCAAAAACGACCAAAGAAACGCAACGCATCGAAATGTGCCAACGCTCTCAGGAATCTTGCCTCTGCGATGATCTCGTTTTTACGAGAAGCAGGACTGAACGCCATTTCGTCAATGTTCGGAACCGCTTCAATCACATTAGAAGCCCGATCCGCCATCTCATAGATGTCGTCCCAGGTTCCTGTCAGCGTATTATCTGCCGGCGAAACATTGTTGTTCTCCGAATCGAAGGTGATACTACGAGTGGTACTGGCCGTAGAACCTAAATAGATGAACTGATTCGGTCCATAGATCACTTGCATCCTGCCGTAATAACCTCCTTGATTCATGGCGGCATATGTCCCGTTGAGGGCGCTTTCCGCATCAACCGGCGTGGTGATGGCAGTAACATTGGACAAACTTTGCTGTGGCTCCGTGTCCAGGTTATCGTACAGACCACATGCACTCAAAAGCGCGATTACGGCAACTGTTAAGGCTGTTTTATTCAATATACTTTTCATTGCTATTCTTGATTAAAATCCAACTCTTACTCCAAATGTGTAGGTCTTACCACTTGGATAAGTATCATTATCCACTCCCAGTGCGGCACCTTCATTTCCTCCGAAAGTGCTTACCTCAGGATCCACACCAGAGTAATTGGTAGCAGTCCAAAGGTTGGTAGCCATCGCATAGATGTTCACATTACCCAGGAACGTGTTATTCAACAAGCTCTGGGGCAGGTCATAGGAAAGAGAGAGTGTTTTCAATCTCAGATAAGAACCATCCTCTACCAAAAAGCTTGAAACCCTACGGTTATTGTTTGGATCGCCAATGATCACTCTAGGCACGTCGGTGTTAGGGTTTTCAGGTGTCCATCTTTCCAGGTTTCTGGTAATCACATTGTCCTGATTTCTCATGAACATGGTACCTCTCAGTCCGAAGTTCATGATATCATTCCCCTGAGAAAACTGGAAGAACGCATTCAGGTTAAGGCCTTTCCAGCTCATACTACTGGTCACTCCGCCGAAAATATCCGGATTAGGGTTACCCAGGATCACCCGATCATCTTCTGTGATCTTCCCGTCACCATTAGTATCTCTGAATCGAAAGTCACCAGGAGCAGTTCCGGCTGCCTGATAGATCCCATCGGAAGCACCTGCATTGATCGCATCTATTTCTTCCTGATTCTGGAAGATGCTTTCTACTTCATATCCGAAGAAAGCACCGAGCGGCTCTCCTTCCCGGATAATGCTCTGATTGAACCCCGTGGTATTGATATCGCTTCCGTCAACCAGTTTGATCACACGGTTTCTGAATAATGTCACATTACCAGAAACATTCCAGGAGAAATCACCAAGGGCCAATACTTCACCACCTAATTCAATCTCCAGTCCTTTATTCTCCATCTCTCCGACATTTTGGAAGACACTGTTGAATCCTGATGTTCTAGGTAGAGGAACTTGTAATAAGATGTCCGTAGTTACCTTTTCGAAGTAATCAACAGAACCAGTTACCCGGCCTTCGAACAAGGCAAAGTCTACCGCCAGATCTACTTGAGTTGCTACTTCCCACTTCAGTCCTGAGTTGGCAATTTGTGAAGGTCTGGTACCTCCATTGCCGCCATAGAATACATCGCCGTTGAACAACCCACGAGAAGCAAAGTTTCCTACTTTGTGATTACCCGTAACACCCCAGCTTGCTCGCAACTTCAGGGTTTCTACAAAGGCTGCATTGAAGAACGTTTCATTCGAAAGGTTCCAGGCTAAACCCAGTGAAGGGAAAAACCCGAATCGGTTGTCTTCTCCAAATCGGGAAGAACCATCTGTTCGCACCGTACCTGTAAACAAGTAACGATCATCAAAGTTGTAGTTGACTCTGGCGAAATAAGACTGTAAGCCCCAATCTGTAATCAATCCATCCGCGTTGGTGGGTGTAGAAGCTGAATTGAAGGTACGCAAGATCTCGTTCGGGAAGTTGGCCACAGCCGCAGAATACTGATCTCGTTCTACCTTTTGCCACTCCGCTCCTACCAGCGCATTGAATTTATGATCCGTATTGATATCAAATGCATAATTGGCTGTGTAGGTATTGTTGATGGTGATGCTCTCATCCTGACCTCTTTCTGCCCATCCGAATCCATTCAAAATTCCACCAAGGGTCGAAGGCGCCCAGTAAAGGTCTCTTGCTGTATTGATATAATCTGCAGAAAAAGTCCCTTTGATGATCAGGTTTTCAATAGGCTCATAGGTAGCAAAGAAACTCCCCAGGAACCGATAGCTTCGAAACTCATTGTCATAATCCTCCGCAGCAGCTACGGCATTATCAAACTGATTGGTAGACGTAAAACTTCCATCAGGATTACGGATCTCAAAATCTGGCCTGGTCCGTTGTGCAGAGAAATAAGGCCCGATGATAAAGTTGTCATTAGACTGGATCTGATCTGTCGTGTGACTCAACATCATGGAGTTTCCGAATTTCACTTTCTCTCCGGCTTTCGCATCCAGATTGACCCGCGCAGTAATCCGATCGAAGCTGGTTCCGATCTGCGTACCTTCCTGATCATCGTATTGCACCGAAGTAAAATAAGACAAGCCATCTGTCCCGCCACGGGCAGATACACTGAATTGAGAAGTACGCGCCGTTCTGAATACCGCATCTAACCAGTCCGTATCTCCACCATTCCAGAAATCATCTGCTCTGGGATCCAATCCAGCATTCACCCTGGCTTCATTTTGAAGCTCGATGTATTGTTCTCTGTTGAGCACATCAGGTAAATCAAATACCTCAGTAAATCCGGTGTTATAGCCTACGTCTATTTTCGCCTTTCCTGGTATCCCCCGTTTTGTCGTGATCAAAACCACGCCATTAGCAGCTCTGGAACCATAAATAGCCGTTGCAGAGGCATCTTTCAGCACTTCAATTGACTCGACATCATTGAAATTGATCTGGTTCATGGAGTTACCCGCCTGACCTCCAAAACCACCAAATGAGCCTTGTCCACCAGCAGTAAGGGTCGTCGAGAAAATGTCTGTTGGCTCAATGGGAACTCCATCCACCACATATAAAGGCTGGTTATTCGAATTGATCGAGGCGGATCCTCTGACCCTTACAGAAATTCCTCCGCCCGGCTGTCCGTTGTTATTAACGACAGAAACACCCGCAGCCCGACCTTGCAAAGCCTGATCAATCCCTGGTACTGGTACTCTGGCAATGTCTTCTCCTTTCACCGAAGCAATCGCACCCGTCAGGTCCTTTCTATTTTGGATTCCGTAACCGGTTACGACCACTTCAGATAAACGTTGCACATCGCTCAGCATGCTCACGTCCACAACCGACCTTGAACCTACTTCTACTTCTTGAGTCAATAAACCGACAAATGTGAAAACAAGGATAGGGTTATCTCCATCAATCGTTACCCGATAATTACCATCCAGGTCCGTTGAGGTACCAGAAGCCGTCCCTTTCAAGAGCACGTTGACCCCCGGAATGGCCTCTCCAGTGTCATCAGTCACCCTACCGGAGACCGTCCTGGTTTGAGCCTGTGTAGCAAACACCACCCCAAGACATAAAAACAATAGTAAAATGTTCTTCATAAGCTAATCTATCTTTTGTATTAGGTGGTAATGTTAGTTGTTGTGGCAAGTGACGAATTGTAGAAAAAATCGTGTCAGTTGTAGAAAAGAAGGCAACAAAGAGTAAGGGAATTCAGTATTGAGGTTGGCCTGATTGAAAAGTTCAGATAATCAGTGGCTTAGGATAAAAACCAGTCATGTCGATCCATGCTTCGGATCGCCCAAAACGTAAAAATTCCCATGGTCTTTAACAGAAAAGTTGCCTTAAGTAACTGTTCTGACCTTATTGTGAATCATTCTATTTTTACGAATTGTAATTAATCACAACAAGAAGGATGAAAATACGCCCATACGTTCTCGCAGAAACCAATTGGGAAGCCCTAAAAGATGCCCATTTTGAATTGGCCATTTTACCTTGGGGAGCTACCGAGGCACACAATTATCACCTGCCCTACGCAACAGATATCATCGAATCAGAATTCATCTCTCATGAATCTGCCAGGATCGCCTGGGAACAAGGTGCCAAGGTGATTGTCTTGCCTACCATTCCTTTCGGCGTGAACACCGGACAATCAGACATTTATTTGGACATTAATCTTAATCCAAGTACACAGATGGCTATCCTTCAGGATGTCCTGGAAGTATTGAACAGACAAGGTATCAAGAAATTCATGTTGCTGAACAGCCATGGTGGCAACAACTTCAAACCCCTGATCCGTGAACTGGGTCTGAAATTTCCAGAGATGTTCCTTTGCATGACTGACTGGTTCCGATCATTGGACAAAACGAAATATTTTGACGAAATGGGTGACCATGCCGACGAAATGGAAACAAGCCTGATGTTACATTTTCGACCAGATCTAATTCTACCTAAGGATCGTTGGGGAGATGGAAAGGAAAAGCAACACAAAATCAAAGCCTTTACTGAAGGCTGGGCCTGGTCTGAGCGACAATGGTCCCAAATCAGTGAGGATACTGGAACAGGCAACCCGCATCACTCGACTGCCGAAAAGGGAGAACGATTTTTCAAGGATGTCACAGAAAAGATGGGCAAGTTGCTGTACGATATTGCCAAAGCGGATCCGGAAGATTTGTATGAGTAACATCGGCATAAAACCAGCCTGCATCTTCTTATTAGAAAAATCGACAAGTTCGTAAACAAAGGGCCTTCCTTCTGGTTGTAAAGGCATGCCCGTCATCCAACTAGAAACAACGATCCATGCCCCCATTGAACGGTGCTTTGACCTTTCACGAAGTATAGACCTGCATGCAGACTCCATGTCCCATACGAATGAGAGACCCATTGCCGGAAGAACTTCGGGTTTAATTGAATTGAATGAGACTGTAACCTGGAGCGCACGTCACTTTGGGATTACCCAGCAACTGACTTCCCTGATCACCGATGTTGAAAGTCCCACTTTTTTTGCAGATGAAATGGTAAAGGGTGCATTCAAAAGGTTTCGACATGAACATCATTTCTCAGAAAAGGACGGCACAACAACCCTCATCGACATTTTTGATTACACTTCTCCGATGGGACTTCTTGGAAAACTTTTTGATTTTTTAGTCTTGAAGAATTACATGCGAGATCTACTGATCAAGCGGAATGACGTGTTAAAAGCGTACGCCGAATCAGATAAGTGGAAAACCTTGTTAACGGCACCATGAATCCTTACTAATGCTCTATTGAGTTGCGTTAACCAGTTTTTTAGTAGCCACAAGTTGACCGTTATTATCAAGTAATTGACCAAAGTACAGGCCTGGATCATATTCGGGACTAGAAGAAGATTCTCGGAAAACAGGCACAGAAGTGAATGACTCACCTGTACCAGCGTAAAATGTAGATGGATTCACCGGATCATACGCCAGCGAGGAGATAGACATTGATTCCCAATCATCCGATATGGGAACCCATTGGGCATTATCTCTAAAATCCGGATTGTACCACATGCCACCCGTTGCCGTACCAATCCATAAGCGATTTTCATCATTAGGGTCAATCATCAAAGCGCGGGTACGTCCTGCCATTTCCTTTGAAGGGACCTGTTCTCAAGACTGCTCTCGGGTCTCCTACTGCACCCTCGCGCGCTGTGGTAAAATCTTAGGGACTTGTTTTGTAACGGGGTTCATGGTCATGATCAAGTCCCGGTATGAGGCTTTATCAGGACCTGAAAGTTCTAATTGCGCCAGCGATTGAATTTCGGAGAGGTATCCTTTTCTGGTAGCAAGCCTGTCACTTTGATTTCCGTACTCATACAAAAATGGAAGGGGCAGCAAGGACCAGAAAAAATGCTCCAAATAGCGGATTCTTCATGTGGAGAGATAGCTTTAGGTTTGAGGTAAGACAATTTTCCTAAGCAGATTTCATGAAAAAAGCAGCGATAAATGATTACCGCTGCCATGCAGTCTAATTTACTTTTATTAAGTGACCCTACTCATTTTTCAAATTCTCCGAAGGATTGGCCTGGGCCGCCCGAAGGGCATGAAAGCCGGTAGTCGAGACGGTCACTATCAAAATGATCAACGTCACCAGTGCAAACAACAAGAAATTGATATTGACATGATATTCGAACCCATCGAGCCAGTTTTGCGCGAACACAAAGGCGCAAACAAATGCCGGTACCGCACCAATCAACACCAACCAAACGAACTCTTTCACCAATAATGAAATCAATCCTTTCACACTGGCACCCAATACCTTTCGAATACTGATTTCCTTGCTGCGTTGTTCAGCTGTAAATGAAGCCAAACCTAATAATCCCAAAGATGCGATGATGATCATCATGATGGAAAAACCGAGGAATAAATTACCTCGTACCTGATCTTCCTCATAGAACTCCACGAAATTCTGATCCAGGAACTGGGATTCAAATGGCAAGTTTGGAAAGAGTTCACCCCAGGCATTCTCAATAGCCGTCATCGTTTGTTGATAATTGCCACTCAACCTAACCATCACCCGGGGATTGGAAAGGTCAGGCAGGAACAAAAGTGGCTCGATCGGATCATACAACGACCTGTGATGGAAATCCTTAGACACGCCGATCACCTTATGAAATACGGTAGAATCTTGTGCAATTTGGAATCGCTTCCCTATCGGATTCTCCCATTGTAACCTACGTACCATGGCCTCATTAACAATGACTGCCTGGGCAGTATCCGTACTGAACTCAGTAGAGAAATTTCTTCCTTCGACAATCTCTACTCCCAGGGTAGGAAAGTATTCAAAATCTACTGCAAACAAATTGACACCAAAATCATCCATGACCCCATCTTTAGTTTCGACTGGTATGAGATTCTTTGAATAACCACTTCCGGGAACCGTTCCTGCGGTAGCTACTGAAGTAATATTCGGGTTCTGCAGTAGTCGATTCTTCAGTACCTCCCACCGCTGCCGTGATTCACCACGTAAACGAAACGTCGCCACCTGATCTTTATCGAATCCCAGATCTTTGCTTCGTACATATTGCATCTGATCATAGATTATGAAGGTACTGATCAGCATGAAAATGGAAATTGCAAACTGTAAACCCACAAGGCCTCTTCGCAACCATTGATTACCAGCCCGTTTGGCTCCTCCGCCACCTCGCAAGGCTTTTGTAGGTGTAAATGCAGACAGGTAAAACGCTGGATAAGAACCACTCAAAACACCTGTCACGACCATGATCGCAAGGATTACCAAAATGATCTCGGTAGTCATCAAATTAGCCACATCAAGTGTGGTACCCAGTTCCGAATTGATCACAGGAACAACCAACGCCAGCAATAGTAAACTCAAGACCAGACTGGTAAAAGCAATCACAAGACTTTCGGCAATGAACTGGCTGATCAATGTTCCTCGCTGAGCCCCCATCGTTTTCCTGATCCCTACTTCTAATGAACGTTTCATGGAACGAGCTGTCGCCAGGTTCATGTAATTGATGCAGGCGATGATGATCAGG of the Cytophagales bacterium genome contains:
- a CDS encoding ABC transporter permease, coding for MYKNYLRIAVRHLLRQPGYAALNIFGLTLGIVSSLLILLYLFQELSFDNYHKDADLIYRISSRISEPDDSFNWAVTQLPVGRTVKETFGEVDQYVRFVPQGRTRLERNNISYNVEDMYLVDSTVFNVFTYEFLQGDPATALNEPNTICLSESEAQRIFKGENPIGELLATDNNSYKVTGVYKDQPQNSHIVANAMASASTIQGLYNSQNWGGFNIFTYVKLNESADPKVVEDKLNKEIMDTYVRVIFDQFNISIVYELLPIRDIHLHSDYEGEPTPLGSIDYIYIFAVVALFLIIIACINYMNLATARSMKRSLEVGIRKTMGAQRGTLISQFIAESLVIAFTSLVLSLLLLALVVPVINSELGTTLDVANLMTTEIILVILAIMVVTGVLSGSYPAFYLSAFTPTKALRGGGGAKRAGNQWLRRGLVGLQFAISIFMLISTFIIYDQMQYVRSKDLGFDKDQVATFRLRGESRQRWEVLKNRLLQNPNITSVATAGTVPGSGYSKNLIPVETKDGVMDDFGVNLFAVDFEYFPTLGVEIVEGRNFSTEFSTDTAQAVIVNEAMVRRLQWENPIGKRFQIAQDSTVFHKVIGVSKDFHHRSLYDPIEPLLFLPDLSNPRVMVRLSGNYQQTMTAIENAWGELFPNLPFESQFLDQNFVEFYEEDQVRGNLFLGFSIMMIIIASLGLLGLASFTAEQRSKEISIRKVLGASVKGLISLLVKEFVWLVLIGAVPAFVCAFVFAQNWLDGFEYHVNINFLLFALVTLIILIVTVSTTGFHALRAAQANPSENLKNE